ATGGCTAGGCGATTAAATCATGTCTGCATCAACTGACTATAATAAATCATAACGTGCACTATGAAAAAGTGTAACGATGCGGATTCTTTAACAGCAAAAGTTAGTTGTCTTAATATATATTGCGAATAAATCTATTACTTTGAGCGATAAGCCTGAGTTTGGTAGTGCATACCGACACATGAAGTATTCAACTTATTCACCAATGTGTACATAACCTTACGACTCATCGAACTATACGAGTAACTATTCTATATTATATGACGTAGGGGATCTCGTTAAGTAGGCACACATCTGGCACTCGGTATATCGTAGAAAGGCACACAATAAGCGGAGAGGTGTGACGGCAGATAGGCCCCCGGCGACACTCCGATCACAgactagatatttttattgacagtCTTTAATACGACTTTAAGCCACATCTTCACGAATTCACCGCATCAAAGACGCAACATAGTTCCTCCGGTCATCACCGGACTATGGCCTGATGCCAGATATTTGTGTACTTATTTAAGACTAAAacattattgataatttttccCAGAGATCAACGATTTTCCGGCACCTATATATAACTGTACTCGGTCATTATAAGAGCATGCCAAAATCAGTGAAGCTTCATGAACGGAATTAGGGTATTATCGCAGATCAGCGTGAGTGTGGCCGGCGACGGGTCCGCTTCAGGCACGGCTCGGAACTCATTGCGTCTCGGCggagcgcggcgggcgcggcgggcggcgggtcGCGGCGGGGCGGGCGGGGCGGGGGGAGGCACTCGCGCGGAGCTACTGTTGGAAGTGGTGCGCGGGCCGCAGCGCGGGCAGCGGCGGAGGCGGAGGCTTGAGGCGCAGGCGCGCGGGCGGGTGCTGCGCCAGCGTGTGCCGGCGCAGGTACAGCGGCGTCTTGAAGCTGCGGCCACACGTGGCGCACGCCACCGGCTGCGCCTCGTGGATGAGCCGCACGTGCTGGCGCAGGTTGGACGCGTTGCTGTACCGGCGGCCGCACAGCGCGCACTgcacgccgccgcccgcgcccgcgacggcgcccgcgcccgcgcccgtgCCGCCCGCTGCCAACAACACCACGTTCGCACTGCGCCGCCacacgccgccgcgcgcccggCACACCCCCCCGCACCACACACCACCCTCACACCCTCACACCCTCGCGCCCTTACGATGCTAATAGAGGCGTCCTGATCCGATTACCGACGGGCGCGAACGCGAGCGCAGACGAGTCGATCGTGGTGCATCTGGCGAGATCCGTATCGATGCCACCCGACGCATCTAGATTAGACGCGTCTATTAGCATGCGAGCGGAGCCGTCGCCGACCTGTGCTGgcgcgtggcggcgcgcggGCGGCCCCGGGCGCCGGGCGTGAGGACGGCGCGGTGCCGTGTCGCCTCCCGGCTCGCGGACCTAATCGACCGATCGTAATGACACCGCGCGCAGTGTTGTGCGACCGACAACGTTCGATAACGTGCTAGAGAGGTACGCCGGGGGCGCGGCTGTCCGAGTCGACGTGTGCGTGTGACGATGACGTGACAAAGTGATAGAATGGAGAATAATTACCTTCCGCGTTCTCGTCCCGTAGATCCGCTGGCATTCCGGCCATGATGTCCACGTTACCTGTtccaataaaatcaaatgttatCGACTCGCACACAACGTTTACAATCAAGGAAATTAGCAAACTTAGTTGACGAGAACGAACCTGGTAATGCGGCAAATGGGTTCGCTAGAGCATTGTTTTCGTTGTAATACATTTGCGGGAAACTTGATCGCTCCTCATCGCTAGCCTCCTGTTCCATGACCTCCATTTTAGGTTCTAGGAGATCAGACGCGGTGAACTCTTGACTTTTATCCGTTTTTTCAGAGTCACCAGGGTCCATGAGTATGTCACTCTCTTCATTTTTCACCTCTGGCGCTTCGAGATCCGTTTTGACCCTCAAAGGGGGATGGTTGCAAATCTCTCTATAGTCATCGTTCTTAGGCCAAATATGACTAGAAGTTTGAAACGTAGCTTCTTCGTTGAGATTGTTCCTGGCAACATCGGGAGAATTTCTCGTTGAGCGACGAGTAGTGGTTTGTTCCTGGTCGTCGGCAGAGGTCGTTTCTACATTTTGGCTTGCGGCTTTGGAGGAGGAGGTAGAATGTGACGGCTTGGCGCTGAGCAAATTGCGTAATTGGGAAGGGGGCGATTTTCGATTCACTTTCTGAAAAGGGATGgtcgttattatattatatcgatacAGTGATCAGCACGCCTTATGTTATGAG
This genomic window from Manduca sexta isolate Smith_Timp_Sample1 chromosome 17, JHU_Msex_v1.0, whole genome shotgun sequence contains:
- the LOC115442344 gene encoding protein abrupt isoform X3, with translation MEGTEVGGDQQFCLRWNNFQANITSQFEALRDDEDFVDVTLACEGHRLEAHKVVLSACSPYFKELFKNNPCPHPIIFMRDCEVSHVRALLQFMYVGQVNIAQAQLSAFLRTADALQIRGLTDCSQHNDKKVNRKSPPSQLRNLLSAKPSHSTSSSKAASQNVETTSADDQEQTTTRRSTRNSPDVARNNLNEEATFQTSSHIWPKNDDYREICNHPPLRVKTDLEAPEVKNEESDILMDPGDSEKTDKSQEFTASDLLEPKMEVMEQEASDEERSSFPQMYYNENNALANPFAALPGNVDIMAGMPADLRDENAEAGGTGAGAGAVAGAGGGVQCALCGRRYSNASNLRQHVRLIHEAQPVACATCGRSFKTPLYLRRHTLAQHPPARLRLKPPPPPLPALRPAHHFQQ